The sequence GATCGTCCGGCGAATCCACTTTCTGCTGAAGCGCGAGATGTTTCCCGAGCCGAAAGCGCTGCTGACCGAAGCCCCGAAACTCCTTGGCACCGACGGTCGCAAGATGTCAAAAAGCTATGGCAACACGATCAATCTCTCGGAGTCAGCCGAGGGGATTCGCGCGACGGCGCAGAAGATGTTCACCGATCCGCTGCGCATCAAGCGCACCGATCCAGGGCACCCGGAGACGTGCAACGTCTGCAATTATCACAAGATGCTCAACCCGACCGGCTACCAGCCGTTTTGGGACGGCTGTCGCAACGCCACGCGGGGCTGTGTCGAGAATAAGCGCGACCTTGGCGAGCTGCTGGTTCAGCTGACCGAGCCGTTTCGCGCGGCGCGATCACGCGGCCCTTCGACGGGCGACATCGAGCGCATCTTGCGCGACGGCGCCATGCGGGCCCGCGCCGTGGCCCAGCAGACGATTCATGAGGTGAAGCAAGCCTTCGGCCTTATTGGCGGTGACCAAGTGGCCAAGTGGCCAAGTGGCCAAGTCATACCCGGCCACCCGGCCACCCGGCCACCCGGCCACTGAAATGCGGTACGAAGTCGATGCGGACATTTACGAAGGCTCCTTGTCGCTCCTCGTGGAGTTGACCAAGGCCAATCTCGTCGATGTGTTTCTCATCAAGCTGGTGGATCTTACCGAGCAATACCTGGAGCAGGTCAAGCGCTCCGGGATTGAGTTGAACGAGCTGGCGGAGCCGCTGCCGCTGCTGGGGATGCTCGTGGCGATCAAGGCCCGAGGCTTGCTGCCCCAGCCTCCGATGGTGGATGAGGAGGACGTCCCGGTCAGCCTTGAGGAGCTCGAGC is a genomic window of Candidatus Omnitrophota bacterium containing:
- the trpS gene encoding tryptophan--tRNA ligase; amino-acid sequence: MKQRVLSGMRPTGQLHLGHLVGALANWNSLQASYECFFMVADYHALMSEYEHPQRLHEWSLENVRDWLAAGIDPSRSVIFRQSDVPEHLELFAILAMLTPLGWVERVPTYKEQLREIQGRDLATYGFLGYPVLQAADILLYKAHAVPVGEDQLPHLELAREIVRRIHFLLKREMFPEPKALLTEAPKLLGTDGRKMSKSYGNTINLSESAEGIRATAQKMFTDPLRIKRTDPGHPETCNVCNYHKMLNPTGYQPFWDGCRNATRGCVENKRDLGELLVQLTEPFRAARSRGPSTGDIERILRDGAMRARAVAQQTIHEVKQAFGLIGGDQVAKWPSGQVIPGHPATRPPGH